The Deltaproteobacteria bacterium nucleotide sequence CGAGTTCACTTTTTGCTGCAATTGCGCCGAGTATTATACGCTTAAACCCATTAGAGGCTGAAATTACAAAGTTGATGGCAAACGCGTGGCGGTATTTGGAGTTTGCCATTGCTAATCAATTTTACATGATAGCCGAATCAAAGGGCGTAGACTTTTATCGCGTATATGACGCAATCCGCCACGATTATCCGCGCGCCTCTGGATACAAGGCGCCGGGTTTTGCGGCTGGCCCATGTTTGTTTAAAGACACTATGCAGCTAGCTAGTTATTTCGACAATCAGTTTTATCTCGGGCATTCGGCCATGTTAGTAAACGAGGGGTTGGCAACTTTTGTAGTTGACAGGATGAGTAAAATGTTGGGCGGAAATCTTTGGGGCAAGACGGTAGGTTTGCTAGGGATGGCGTTTAAGTCAAATAACGACGACATTAGGGAGTCGTTAAGTTATCGCGTTAAGAAGGGTTTGGAATTTGAGGGTGCGACGGTGTTGTTGAACGACCCGTTCATAGCGGACTCTAAGCCCCTGGATGAGTTGCTGCAAGAGGCTCATGGGCTGATACTTTGTACGCCGCATAGGGAGTACCAGGATTTAAAAATTTCTAAACCTATAGTAGACGTCTGGGGGTATTATCGGGATAGGACGCTCGAAATTTCAAGTGGGAATTTGTAGTTTTGCTTTTTTAAAAGAGGAATTGTTAGTGGGAAAGAAGATACTAGTTACGGGATCGGCTGGGTTTATTGGTGGATATGTAGTGCAGGAGTTGCTTAACAACAAATGGCATGTTGTTGGAGTAGATAACTATTCCAAGTATGGTTTGATTCAAAAATCGTACGATTCTAATCCACGTTATGAGTTTCATCGTGGCGATGTAAAGAACGTAGATTTTTTAAAAGAGCTAATTAGCGGCTGCGATCACGTGCTTGCCGGCGCGGCGATGATCGGGGGGATTAGTTATTTTCACGAGTTTGCCTACGATTTGCTGGCGGAGAATGAGCGCATTATAGCTGCGACCTTTGACGCCGCTATCGATGCTTTTGAGTCTGGAAAGCTAAAAAAAATTACCCTTTTAAGCTCTAGCATGGTTTTTGAGTCGACTAATATTTTCCCTACTCCTGAGGGAGCCGAATTAAAATCGCCGCCGCCGCTAAGCACCTATGGATTTCAGAAGCTTGCCTGCGAATATTTTGCAAGGGGTGCTTTTGAGCAGTATCGACTCCCTTACACCATCGTGCGTCCATTTAACTGTGTAGGAGTTGGAGAGCAGCGCGCGTTAAGCGATAAAGAAATTGTTTCTGGCAATATTAGGCTTGCCATGAGCCATGTTGTTCCCGATCTCATTCAGAAGGTGATTAAAGGGCAGGATCCGCTACATCTTTTGGGCGATGGTTCGCAGCTCAGGCATTATACTT carries:
- a CDS encoding nucleotide sugar dehydrogenase, whose translation is MKSLDIREQNIVVIGGCGHVGLPLGVTFALAGAKTFLVDIDQRAVDTVNSGHFPFLEKGGDAELRAALEMGLVATTDPRACRDANVLIFVTGTPVDEHLNPKLSDVIRIFDNYREYFSAGVAIIMRSTLFPGTMEHLKHRLDAMGVAVRLAFCPERVSQGFALEEIKTLPQIVSAFDEESFQIASSLFAAIAPSIIRLNPLEAEITKLMANAWRYLEFAIANQFYMIAESKGVDFYRVYDAIRHDYPRASGYKAPGFAAGPCLFKDTMQLASYFDNQFYLGHSAMLVNEGLATFVVDRMSKMLGGNLWGKTVGLLGMAFKSNNDDIRESLSYRVKKGLEFEGATVLLNDPFIADSKPLDELLQEAHGLILCTPHREYQDLKISKPIVDVWGYYRDRTLEISSGNL
- a CDS encoding NAD(P)-dependent oxidoreductase, giving the protein MGKKILVTGSAGFIGGYVVQELLNNKWHVVGVDNYSKYGLIQKSYDSNPRYEFHRGDVKNVDFLKELISGCDHVLAGAAMIGGISYFHEFAYDLLAENERIIAATFDAAIDAFESGKLKKITLLSSSMVFESTNIFPTPEGAELKSPPPLSTYGFQKLACEYFARGAFEQYRLPYTIVRPFNCVGVGEQRALSDKEIVSGNIRLAMSHVVPDLIQKVIKGQDPLHLLGDGSQLRHYTYGGDLARGIRLCIEDERALNEDFNISTARSTTVLELAELIWKRINGDKPFRYVCDKPFVYDVQKRVPDCSKASRVLGFEATTSLENILDEVIPWVEEQVKLGNI